Proteins encoded in a region of the Planococcus citri chromosome 1, ihPlaCitr1.1, whole genome shotgun sequence genome:
- the LOC135831914 gene encoding sorting nexin-29-like isoform X2: MDADALAQAEIDKNHLQSDLLTAVKECQKKYGGRIELATELDSHVSRVCFCFEAVFNHGLKRTISKKSTKAFCINEKPTFWLCISHILSQHERDRYNSLKNVKSNWGKGRAWLRSALNERSLERYLQSLIFDEILLAEYYEELAFLRDQEKSNILPTAAAGLVPILFAISIDREDLNHRNNDCGIDKFNSEQVILTESMDVLKINDVRRKIQNNIIEFDDTCENNGNYDEINASVCSPCDISTVEIAEDAADTILKNEHSAYFNNDSEDNVSMGLRPISDEGVGELIPVSTDINNADDSTLFSDFPSEDGISVGSTDDQGFQKLYESAKEELKKQLALNSTLDARVHELNRENEVLKHQLRKYVSAVQMLKQEDADHTFEAQLYEKKLVQVAEMHGELMELNNRLQISLLAKEEMNKRLQEELISLRGPLPSEDFSLHKLVSLWVPSVFLTGRYADPHHVYQVHFRIGSEEWNVYRRYAQFHAFHQKLKKEYSIASGFHFPPKKTIGNKDANFVEERRKKIQLYLRQVINFLLTQDSHLAVNPTKALFTSRVQFFSEQYKEGNQSRSHSIFGNCLQQPQNDTEDTLAQYSGL; encoded by the exons ATGGATGCGGATGCCTTGGCTCAAGCTGAAATAGATAAAAATCATTTGCAAAGTGATCTATTGACAGCTGTTAAAGAATGCCAGAAGAAATACGGCGGTCGTATCGAACTCGCTACTGAATTGGACTCGCATGTATCTCGCGTTTGCTTTTGCTTTGAAGCTGTTTTTAATCACGGTTTGAAGAGGACTATTTCTAA AAAATCTACCAAAGCTTTCTGTATCAACGAAAAACCAACGTTCTGGCTTTGCATCTCTCATATCTTATCTCAACACGAGCGAGACCGTTACAATAGTTTGAAGAACGTAAAATCAAATTGGGGTAAAGGTAGAGCCTGGCTGAGATCTGCTCTCAATGAGAGATCGCTGGAACGATACTTACAATCGTTGATATTCGACGAAATTTTACTGGCGGAGTATTATGAAGAATTAGCGTTTCTCAGAGATCAAGAGAAAAGTAATATTTTACCCACCGCTGCTGCAG GTTTGGTGCCAATACTATTCGCTATTAGTATCGATAGAGAGGATTTGAATCACAGAAACAACGATTGTGGAATCGACAAATTCAATTCGGAACAAGTCATACTAACCGAATCCATGg ATGTACTGAAAATAAACGATGTtcgtagaaaaattcaaaacaatattATAGAATTTGATGACACATGCGAAAATAATGGTAACTACGATGAAATAAATGCATCCGTTTGTTCGCCGTGTGATATTTCTACT GTCGAAATAGCGGAAGATGCTGCTGATACAATACTGAAAAATGAACACTCCGCATATTTTAATAACGATTCTGAAGACAACGTTAG TATGGGTCTAAGACCAATAAGTGATGAAGGAGTAGGCGAACTAATACCTGTATCAACTGAT ATCAATAATGCTGATGATTCGACTTTATTTTCCGATTTCCCCA GTGAAGATGGCATTTCTGTGGGATCAACTGACGATCAAGGGTTTCAAAAACTATACGAATCGGCGAAGGAAGAACTGAAAAAGCAGTTGGCATTAAATTCTACCTTAGATGCTCGCGTCCACGAATTGAACAg GGAAAATGAAGTGTTGAAACACCAGCTGCGAAAGTACGTTAGTGCTGTACAAATGCTGAAACAAGAAGATGCGGACCATACGTTCGAAGCTCaattatacgaaaaaaaattggtgcag gtCGCAGAAATGCACGGCGAGCTAATGGAACTAAACAATAGATTGCAAATCAGTTTATTGGCTAAGGAAGAAATGAATAAACGGTTACAAGAAGAACTAATTTCTTTACGAGGTCCTCTTCCCTCTGAAGATTTTTCGTTGCATAAACTAGTCAGCTTATGGGTTCCATCAGTTTTTCTTACTGGACGATATGCCGATCCTCATCATGTGTATCAA GTACATTTTAGAATAGGTTCGGAAGAATGGAATGTGTACAGGAGGTATGCTCAGTTCCAcgcatttcatcaaaaacttAAGAAAGAATACAGTATTGCTTCTGGGTTTCATTTTCCGCCAAAAAAGACTATCGGAAATAAA GATGCAAATTTTGtcgaagaaagaagaaaaaaaatacaattgtaTCTACGACAAGTTATTAATTTCTTGTTAACGCAAGATTCCCATTTAGCCGTGAACCCTACTAAAGCATTATTTACCTCTCGTGTAcaatttttcag tgaacagtACAAAGAAGGCAACCAGTCGAGATCTCATAGCATTTTTGGTAACTGTTTGCAACAACCTCAAAACGACACTGAAGATACATTAGCGCAGTATTCAGGATTAtaa
- the LOC135831914 gene encoding sorting nexin-29-like isoform X1, with the protein MDADALAQAEIDKNHLQSDLLTAVKECQKKYGGRIELATELDSHVSRVCFCFEAVFNHGLKRTISKKSTKAFCINEKPTFWLCISHILSQHERDRYNSLKNVKSNWGKGRAWLRSALNERSLERYLQSLIFDEILLAEYYEELAFLRDQEKSNILPTAAAGLVPILFAISIDREDLNHRNNDCGIDKFNSEQVILTESMDVLKINDVRRKIQNNIIEFDDTCENNGNYDEINASVCSPCDISTVEIAEDAADTILKNEHSAYFNNDSEDNVSSMGLRPISDEGVGELIPVSTDINNADDSTLFSDFPSEDGISVGSTDDQGFQKLYESAKEELKKQLALNSTLDARVHELNRENEVLKHQLRKYVSAVQMLKQEDADHTFEAQLYEKKLVQVAEMHGELMELNNRLQISLLAKEEMNKRLQEELISLRGPLPSEDFSLHKLVSLWVPSVFLTGRYADPHHVYQVHFRIGSEEWNVYRRYAQFHAFHQKLKKEYSIASGFHFPPKKTIGNKDANFVEERRKKIQLYLRQVINFLLTQDSHLAVNPTKALFTSRVQFFSEQYKEGNQSRSHSIFGNCLQQPQNDTEDTLAQYSGL; encoded by the exons ATGGATGCGGATGCCTTGGCTCAAGCTGAAATAGATAAAAATCATTTGCAAAGTGATCTATTGACAGCTGTTAAAGAATGCCAGAAGAAATACGGCGGTCGTATCGAACTCGCTACTGAATTGGACTCGCATGTATCTCGCGTTTGCTTTTGCTTTGAAGCTGTTTTTAATCACGGTTTGAAGAGGACTATTTCTAA AAAATCTACCAAAGCTTTCTGTATCAACGAAAAACCAACGTTCTGGCTTTGCATCTCTCATATCTTATCTCAACACGAGCGAGACCGTTACAATAGTTTGAAGAACGTAAAATCAAATTGGGGTAAAGGTAGAGCCTGGCTGAGATCTGCTCTCAATGAGAGATCGCTGGAACGATACTTACAATCGTTGATATTCGACGAAATTTTACTGGCGGAGTATTATGAAGAATTAGCGTTTCTCAGAGATCAAGAGAAAAGTAATATTTTACCCACCGCTGCTGCAG GTTTGGTGCCAATACTATTCGCTATTAGTATCGATAGAGAGGATTTGAATCACAGAAACAACGATTGTGGAATCGACAAATTCAATTCGGAACAAGTCATACTAACCGAATCCATGg ATGTACTGAAAATAAACGATGTtcgtagaaaaattcaaaacaatattATAGAATTTGATGACACATGCGAAAATAATGGTAACTACGATGAAATAAATGCATCCGTTTGTTCGCCGTGTGATATTTCTACT GTCGAAATAGCGGAAGATGCTGCTGATACAATACTGAAAAATGAACACTCCGCATATTTTAATAACGATTCTGAAGACAACGTTAG TAGTATGGGTCTAAGACCAATAAGTGATGAAGGAGTAGGCGAACTAATACCTGTATCAACTGAT ATCAATAATGCTGATGATTCGACTTTATTTTCCGATTTCCCCA GTGAAGATGGCATTTCTGTGGGATCAACTGACGATCAAGGGTTTCAAAAACTATACGAATCGGCGAAGGAAGAACTGAAAAAGCAGTTGGCATTAAATTCTACCTTAGATGCTCGCGTCCACGAATTGAACAg GGAAAATGAAGTGTTGAAACACCAGCTGCGAAAGTACGTTAGTGCTGTACAAATGCTGAAACAAGAAGATGCGGACCATACGTTCGAAGCTCaattatacgaaaaaaaattggtgcag gtCGCAGAAATGCACGGCGAGCTAATGGAACTAAACAATAGATTGCAAATCAGTTTATTGGCTAAGGAAGAAATGAATAAACGGTTACAAGAAGAACTAATTTCTTTACGAGGTCCTCTTCCCTCTGAAGATTTTTCGTTGCATAAACTAGTCAGCTTATGGGTTCCATCAGTTTTTCTTACTGGACGATATGCCGATCCTCATCATGTGTATCAA GTACATTTTAGAATAGGTTCGGAAGAATGGAATGTGTACAGGAGGTATGCTCAGTTCCAcgcatttcatcaaaaacttAAGAAAGAATACAGTATTGCTTCTGGGTTTCATTTTCCGCCAAAAAAGACTATCGGAAATAAA GATGCAAATTTTGtcgaagaaagaagaaaaaaaatacaattgtaTCTACGACAAGTTATTAATTTCTTGTTAACGCAAGATTCCCATTTAGCCGTGAACCCTACTAAAGCATTATTTACCTCTCGTGTAcaatttttcag tgaacagtACAAAGAAGGCAACCAGTCGAGATCTCATAGCATTTTTGGTAACTGTTTGCAACAACCTCAAAACGACACTGAAGATACATTAGCGCAGTATTCAGGATTAtaa
- the LOC135831917 gene encoding protein FAM32A codes for MSDYDKCTKGALKLKIGVDMKKKKKNKEKKKKILEQIPQTSAEAKQIPEKSEIKLTKAEIAFNKQKEEVLKKRILEQASMTHKQKVEVFNRHLDSLTEHFDIPKVSWTK; via the exons ATGTCAGACTATGACAAATGCACCAAGGgtgctttaaaattgaaaataggcgTTGATATGAAAAA gaaaaagaaaaataaggaaaagaaaaaaaagatcttGGAACAAATACCTCAAACTTCGGCAGAAGCAAaacaaattccagaaaaatctgaaattaaacTGACAAAGGCTGAAATTGCGTTTAACAAACAAAAAGAAGAAGTG TTAAAGAAACGAATTCTAGAACAGGCATCGATGACTCATAAGCAAAAAGTAGAAGTATTTAATCGGCATTTGGACAGTCTCACCGAACATTTCGATATTCCCAAAGTCAGTTGGACTAAATAA